The Candidatus Poribacteria bacterium genome contains a region encoding:
- a CDS encoding tetratricopeptide repeat protein, whose amino-acid sequence MDLKKDNSVSIHNPQSYSSVDTLTLMFTDIEGSTLLWEALGDEIMMGVLNTHNTILRTANSAWGGTEIGSEGDALFFAFPTASAAVMCALEIQLVLNTYQWHENIETFRVRIGIHTGDMMLLDDKYHGMPANLTKRITDAGHGGQILLSAVTHELVKAQFPLGSFVSLGEHRLKNIQHPEAIFQFLAPRASILKITGEERWQEVFSKKAQENTSQNEKSGDFVSIPKLQTEFPPLKTVNNSPNNLPVPINSFIGRDTEVRRIGRYFSDGRVRLVTLTGPGGIGKTRLALQVATELHDVYPDGVWFIALADLRQPAHVITEIATVLALALKPTQDVMEQVVSHLSGKTLLLVLDNFEHLMEASEDVKTLLLRCSTLHCLTTSREPLKIAGEQRFIVPPLSIPSEDVDYEALHHYESVQLFLARAEVVAPDFQLTTDNAKAIGAICRMVDGLSLAIELTAARVRAMTPQHILDRLKILLDSSLSSKPATLLSTSDRDVPARHQTLNAVIDWSYKLLELEERLLLCQLAFFSGGFFLEAAETICSSVCVQTEQDLPYTETIDHIFNLHDKSLLMTEEYLTRTRYRLPVPLQLYLREKQQPTGFREAHAHYYLTLAQEQDRKLEGPEQNDTLSEMAIELDNFRAVFGFAQENNEWLLFGQLAVALSKFFYIHGLWTEGLGWLKQAEAELPQRLGEHQGLEDTSEMNEMSVQVTIAELRVALATFYNEQQECETARQLCENALQVFRTVGQQLGVVKALNCLGIIARYEKKLKEADAHFTEALEIAKVLGDKWYTSSVLNNLGITAYNRRHFEAAKLHYTESLRIARELGDKLGIAYALNNLGKTANQQGLREEAQRYYTESLRLTRDFSTSNVGLPYLLDSLGRVALRHGKHEEARHYYTESLEYRKENGNPREIADSLYQFGQLAHAEGEFEQSLCLFLKVASIYAETDATTSFYADAVNNAIKALAAELGSEKVEKLKFEMEAQTLEEIVNMCLS is encoded by the coding sequence ATGGATCTGAAGAAGGATAATTCTGTGTCAATACACAATCCACAGTCATATTCGTCAGTCGACACTCTCACCTTGATGTTTACTGACATCGAAGGTTCAACACTACTTTGGGAAGCACTCGGCGATGAGATTATGATGGGGGTTCTCAATACACACAACACGATTTTGCGGACTGCAAATTCGGCGTGGGGTGGCACAGAGATCGGAAGTGAGGGCGATGCTCTTTTCTTCGCTTTTCCTACGGCAAGTGCCGCTGTTATGTGTGCGCTTGAGATACAGTTAGTACTCAATACATATCAGTGGCATGAAAACATCGAGACATTCCGTGTCCGCATCGGTATTCACACGGGTGATATGATGCTGTTGGATGATAAATATCACGGTATGCCTGCGAATCTTACCAAACGAATCACAGACGCAGGACACGGTGGACAGATTCTGCTCTCGGCTGTGACGCATGAACTCGTTAAAGCGCAATTTCCGCTTGGGAGTTTTGTCTCACTCGGTGAACATCGGCTGAAAAACATACAACATCCTGAAGCGATTTTTCAATTCCTCGCACCGCGGGCATCTATTTTAAAAATTACAGGTGAAGAAAGGTGGCAAGAAGTCTTCAGCAAAAAGGCACAAGAAAACACATCACAAAACGAGAAATCTGGAGACTTTGTCTCAATACCTAAACTACAAACCGAGTTCCCACCCCTGAAAACCGTCAACAATTCACCCAATAACCTGCCAGTACCTATAAACAGTTTTATCGGTAGAGACACCGAAGTCCGTCGGATTGGGAGGTATTTTAGCGATGGACGGGTACGTTTGGTGACACTAACGGGACCTGGTGGCATCGGTAAAACGCGTCTCGCTCTACAAGTTGCGACAGAACTTCATGACGTTTATCCGGATGGTGTATGGTTTATTGCATTAGCCGATTTGAGACAACCTGCGCATGTCATTACAGAGATCGCGACGGTTCTTGCGCTTGCATTGAAACCAACACAGGATGTCATGGAACAGGTCGTTTCACATCTTTCAGGAAAAACACTTCTATTGGTATTGGATAATTTTGAGCACTTGATGGAAGCCTCCGAAGATGTCAAAACTTTATTGCTCAGATGTTCAACCCTACACTGTTTAACCACATCGCGGGAACCCTTAAAGATCGCCGGTGAACAACGATTCATCGTGCCTCCCTTATCTATTCCATCTGAAGATGTGGATTATGAAGCCCTCCATCATTATGAAAGCGTCCAACTCTTTTTAGCACGAGCGGAAGTCGTCGCGCCGGATTTCCAACTAACAACCGATAATGCCAAAGCGATTGGTGCGATTTGCCGTATGGTTGATGGACTCTCCCTCGCGATCGAACTTACCGCAGCGCGCGTCCGGGCTATGACCCCACAACATATCCTTGATCGCTTAAAGATCCTGCTTGACAGCTCGCTATCAAGTAAGCCCGCTACACTTCTTTCAACGAGTGATCGAGACGTACCAGCGAGGCACCAAACCCTTAATGCGGTGATTGACTGGTCCTATAAACTTTTAGAGCTTGAAGAACGACTCTTGCTTTGTCAACTCGCGTTTTTTTCAGGTGGATTCTTCTTGGAAGCTGCTGAAACTATCTGTAGTTCAGTGTGTGTTCAGACAGAACAGGATTTGCCCTATACAGAAACAATCGACCACATCTTTAACTTACACGATAAATCGTTGCTCATGACTGAAGAATATCTAACGCGAACCCGCTATCGACTCCCCGTCCCGTTACAATTGTATCTTCGGGAGAAGCAACAGCCCACTGGATTCAGAGAGGCGCATGCACATTATTACCTCACGTTAGCACAAGAACAGGATAGAAAGTTAGAAGGTCCTGAACAGAACGACACACTCTCAGAGATGGCGATTGAACTCGATAACTTTCGTGCTGTTTTCGGGTTTGCGCAGGAGAATAATGAATGGCTCCTGTTTGGGCAACTTGCTGTTGCTCTCTCGAAATTTTTCTATATACATGGGTTATGGACTGAAGGATTGGGATGGCTGAAACAAGCAGAGGCCGAATTGCCCCAGCGACTCGGCGAACATCAAGGGTTAGAGGACACGTCTGAAATGAACGAAATGTCGGTCCAGGTGACAATAGCGGAACTTCGAGTGGCTCTCGCAACATTCTATAATGAACAACAGGAATGTGAAACTGCTCGACAATTATGCGAGAACGCCTTACAAGTTTTCAGGACGGTAGGACAGCAACTCGGGGTTGTCAAGGCGTTAAATTGTCTCGGTATTATCGCAAGGTATGAAAAAAAACTGAAAGAAGCGGATGCGCACTTTACCGAAGCCTTAGAAATAGCGAAGGTATTAGGCGACAAATGGTATACCTCTTCTGTATTAAACAATCTGGGAATCACGGCATATAATCGTCGCCACTTTGAAGCGGCGAAACTGCATTATACCGAAAGCCTACGCATCGCTCGCGAACTTGGAGATAAACTGGGTATCGCCTACGCTCTCAATAATCTCGGGAAAACCGCGAACCAGCAAGGTCTACGAGAGGAAGCGCAACGCTACTATACAGAAAGTCTACGTCTCACCCGTGACTTCTCTACTTCCAACGTGGGGCTTCCTTATCTGCTGGACAGCTTGGGCAGGGTAGCACTTCGCCATGGTAAACACGAGGAAGCGAGGCACTACTATACAGAAAGTCTGGAGTACCGCAAAGAGAACGGAAACCCCCGTGAGATCGCGGACTCGCTCTATCAATTTGGACAGTTGGCTCACGCGGAAGGTGAATTTGAACAGAGTTTGTGCCTTTTTCTTAAGGTCGCGTCAATCTACGCGGAAACAGATGCGACAACATCGTTTTATGCAGATGCAGTGAATAATGCTATCAAGGCATTAGCGGCAGAACTCGGCAGCGAAAAAGTTGAAAAACTCAAATTTGAGATGGAAGCGCAAACGCTCGAGGAAATAGTGAATATGTGTCTATCCTGA